The Anaerobacillus sp. CMMVII region AACTCTGGATGAATAAAAACTAGGCGCCCTTCAATAGCGGATTTGAAACCAATCTGACGGAGTAAACGGCGTAACGATGATTCACAACGTTGTAGTTGAGTTAGAGGGTTTTTAATTTCAGATTTAGTTAAAGTAAACCAGTTATTTGCTTCAAAGAGATAATCTCCTTCAAAATTTTTCACTTCAAACAAATAAGTTATCTCAGGGGCTATTATTACCTTATCAATTTGAAATAAAGTTTCATTAATTTTGAGCAGTAGATCATTAAGTATGATCCAGTTATTTCTAAGATGATCAATCCTAGCATCAAAAGCTAACTCTCCTTTGTAGCCCTTTTCTAGATTGAAATAATAAAGCTTGTCCTTTTCTAACAGTTCCTTACGCAAATTTAACTTGCGAAAAATAAGTAACTCTTCGCTTTCCTCTCGAGCTTTAGTAATCATAAACCACTTCCTCTCCGATTAATACCTTAATCTTACAACTAGCCATAGCAATATACAACTCTTATTATATAGAAGAAACACGATTACCCCACAGACCTTTCCCACCAAAAACCACAATAAACTCAGCAATCTCCACTAAAATCACCACTGGAAATATTTATATACCGTATAAATGCATAAATTTTTTATAGAAAGCTTGCATTCGGTGAAGCTTGTCTATATAATAGGAAAAGTGCGACCGACTAGAAACAGAAAACACTTGCTTTCTTCTAGTATAATCATTATAATAGATAATGTTGGTCGTTGACAGCGATGATGTGGAAGGTTGCTGACACACCCGAGCCCGTTGCCATGGTGAAGGTGAGGAAATTTTCACGGAGTATGTCTGTTTATAAAATGGACGATAAAGGAGGTTATCAAATGGCAAAGCAAAAAATTCGCATTCGTTTAAAGGCTTATGATCACAGAATTCTAGATCAATCTGCTGAGAAAATCGTAGAAACAGCTAAACGTTCAGGTGCTCAGGTTTCTGGACCGATCCCTCTTCCTACAGAGAAGTCAATCTACACGATTTTAAGAGCGGTTCATAAGTATAAAGATTCTCGTGAGCAGTTTGAAATGCGCACGCATAAGCGTCTAATTGATATTGTGAACCCAACTCCACAAACTGTGGATGCTTTAATGCGTTTAGACTTACCGTCAGGCGTAGATATCGAAATCAAGCTTTAATAGTTAGACCAAACAAAAATCAAATGGCAAACAACTAT contains the following coding sequences:
- the rpsJ gene encoding 30S ribosomal protein S10: MAKQKIRIRLKAYDHRILDQSAEKIVETAKRSGAQVSGPIPLPTEKSIYTILRAVHKYKDSREQFEMRTHKRLIDIVNPTPQTVDALMRLDLPSGVDIEIKL